The Peribacillus sp. FSL P2-0133 genome has a segment encoding these proteins:
- a CDS encoding processed acidic surface protein: MKKLWTILLSFTLLISLFPQLALAAPSKNFDQELTKYLKEVSLVRGFEVTKDDIETSLSYYDESIENFESIGDLKDALGEVIKADLSNLDAIYEDYNLTNESLIKLLHENGEELNDYIFIWDLDEAVYFYAEEGDFERDPNFDKEFVNYLAKVSKIRGFEVTKEDIEASLELYDFSTEEFESVDELSEFLGDVIKADLSNLDYFNENYGLDKQASLQLLEENGEDINDYIYIDNLEETVWNLTGGGMDGEVVEDLLPIFEEDLGLTEEELQRLEDHLMSLEEHLSNPETVKRLEELGNRMMAFEEFDVATELTAEQIAEMASIYEELLSIFKLNVSYSLVKSGSESPVSLLDLMKLEELKGANLKISIYSTDGKFLADLLITGEMVDSDTLTNAGGQIKESAKEVQKTIEKAPVAKPVKQKISTHTKSEHQTVKGAKLPNTASDYIPNALLGLCIVLLGSLMYRKIRKA, from the coding sequence AAGAGGTAAGCCTTGTCAGGGGTTTTGAAGTGACGAAGGATGATATTGAAACGTCTCTTTCTTATTACGATGAGAGTATTGAAAACTTTGAATCTATTGGTGATCTTAAAGATGCCTTAGGCGAAGTTATTAAAGCAGATTTAAGTAATTTAGATGCCATTTATGAAGATTATAATCTAACTAATGAGAGCCTAATTAAACTATTGCATGAAAATGGCGAAGAACTAAACGATTATATCTTTATCTGGGACCTCGATGAAGCTGTTTATTTCTATGCAGAAGAGGGCGATTTTGAACGCGATCCAAACTTTGACAAAGAATTTGTCAATTATTTAGCCAAGGTTAGCAAAATAAGAGGATTTGAAGTAACAAAAGAAGATATCGAAGCGTCATTGGAACTCTATGATTTTAGCACGGAAGAATTCGAATCTGTCGATGAGCTTAGCGAATTCTTAGGTGACGTCATAAAGGCAGACCTAAGCAATTTAGATTATTTTAATGAGAATTATGGATTGGATAAACAAGCGTCGCTTCAATTATTGGAAGAAAATGGTGAAGATATTAACGATTATATATACATAGATAATCTTGAAGAAACTGTTTGGAACCTTACTGGTGGGGGGATGGATGGTGAAGTTGTCGAAGATCTCCTTCCTATTTTCGAGGAAGATCTCGGTTTAACGGAAGAGGAACTACAGAGGCTTGAAGACCACTTAATGTCTTTGGAAGAGCATCTTTCCAATCCGGAAACAGTCAAGCGACTTGAAGAATTGGGCAACCGCATGATGGCTTTCGAGGAATTTGATGTAGCAACCGAGCTTACAGCTGAACAGATAGCTGAAATGGCATCAATCTATGAAGAATTACTTTCCATCTTTAAGCTTAATGTATCCTATTCACTTGTGAAAAGTGGCTCGGAATCACCTGTATCACTTTTGGATCTAATGAAATTGGAAGAACTGAAGGGTGCTAACCTGAAAATATCAATATACTCTACTGATGGGAAGTTCTTGGCTGATCTTTTAATAACGGGTGAAATGGTCGATTCTGATACTCTTACCAATGCAGGCGGGCAAATAAAGGAATCTGCTAAAGAGGTGCAAAAGACCATTGAAAAGGCACCGGTTGCTAAACCAGTAAAACAAAAGATCAGCACTCATACTAAATCGGAACATCAAACTGTAAAAGGGGCTAAACTGCCAAATACCGCTTCCGATTATATCCCTAATGCCCTTTTAGGACTATGCATTGTCTTGTTAGGAAGCTTGATGTATCGAAAAATTAGGAAAGCTTAA
- a CDS encoding class D sortase, which translates to MKQLKKRRLLLLSCTIAIILFGVWFSTSNMYKFAKGYFLYKTHTPSSQVNETVQKPPSSEPISKKTTKKELYPVRPKTGEEIGQLYIPKLKAKLPIFHGTNEDELEKGVGHFAGSVLPGENDNSVLSGHRDTVFRKLGQVGEGDLLIVRTSAGEFTYKVNKVRIVDEDDRTVIVPKPRATLTVSTCYPFDYIGAAPERYILVAYLSSKKVS; encoded by the coding sequence ATGAAACAATTAAAGAAAAGGCGGTTGCTTCTGCTTTCTTGTACAATTGCCATAATTTTATTTGGGGTTTGGTTTTCCACATCCAACATGTATAAGTTTGCAAAAGGCTACTTTCTTTACAAGACTCATACTCCAAGTAGCCAAGTGAATGAAACTGTACAGAAACCACCCAGTAGTGAGCCAATAAGTAAAAAAACAACAAAGAAAGAGCTATATCCTGTCCGTCCTAAAACTGGTGAAGAAATCGGGCAACTGTATATACCCAAACTAAAAGCCAAACTCCCTATTTTCCATGGCACAAACGAGGATGAATTGGAAAAAGGCGTTGGTCACTTTGCAGGAAGTGTACTACCAGGGGAAAATGACAATTCCGTTCTTTCCGGTCATAGAGATACGGTATTCCGTAAACTGGGGCAAGTTGGCGAAGGAGATTTGTTGATTGTAAGAACATCGGCAGGCGAGTTCACATACAAAGTCAACAAAGTTCGAATTGTGGATGAGGATGATCGAACCGTAATCGTACCAAAGCCACGGGCAACGCTAACCGTCAGTACCTGTTATCCCTTTGATTATATCGGGGCGGCACCTGAACGCTATATACTTGTCGCTTATTTGTCTTCAAAAAAAGTAAGTTAA
- a CDS encoding DoxX family protein: MKKVKIIYWIFTGLLLALMVLGSIPDIMSVPDAVALFNHLGYPTYLLPFIGIAKLLGVVAILIPGFPRIKEWAYAGFVFDLTGAMYSSISVGDPASGWLLFIIGYILIAGSYIYHHKILKSATSSTLSNKDSLTI, from the coding sequence ATGAAAAAAGTAAAAATTATATATTGGATTTTCACAGGGCTTTTGCTGGCACTAATGGTTTTGGGTTCTATTCCAGATATAATGTCTGTTCCCGATGCAGTCGCTTTATTTAATCATTTAGGTTATCCTACCTACCTCCTACCCTTTATTGGAATAGCCAAATTATTAGGTGTCGTGGCAATACTCATTCCAGGTTTTCCGAGAATTAAGGAATGGGCTTATGCAGGTTTTGTATTTGATTTGACGGGTGCTATGTATTCAAGCATATCAGTGGGCGACCCTGCCAGTGGATGGCTGCTTTTCATTATCGGATATATATTGATAGCCGGCTCTTATATTTACCATCATAAAATATTAAAATCCGCTACATCGAGCACTTTGAGCAATAAGGATAGCTTAACAATATAA